Proteins encoded together in one Synechococcus sp. A15-62 window:
- the scpB gene encoding SMC-Scp complex subunit ScpB produces the protein MTSPSLPTRLEAILYLKGRPVSIGELAELADSDRRSVEEALVALTASYAQRDSALEIVEQSGRYGLQLRPGMGDLVKDLLPVNLSTATLRTLATIALKKRILQSDLVDLRGSGAYDHIKELLAQEFIERRRQSEGRSYWLTLTEKFHRTFSVLPDLGATDLTEAA, from the coding sequence ATGACGTCTCCATCCCTGCCCACCCGGCTCGAGGCGATTCTTTATCTCAAGGGTCGGCCCGTGAGCATCGGCGAACTGGCAGAGCTGGCCGACTCCGACCGTCGAAGCGTCGAAGAAGCCCTCGTGGCCCTGACGGCCTCCTACGCCCAGCGCGACAGTGCCCTAGAGATCGTTGAACAGAGCGGTCGCTACGGGCTGCAGCTCAGGCCAGGCATGGGCGATCTGGTCAAAGACCTGCTGCCGGTGAATCTATCCACGGCAACCCTGCGAACCCTCGCCACCATTGCCCTGAAGAAACGCATCCTTCAATCGGATCTTGTGGATCTGCGGGGCTCAGGGGCCTACGACCACATCAAGGAACTGCTGGCGCAGGAATTCATTGAACGGCGTCGTCAGAGCGAGGGGCGGTCCTACTGGCTCACCCTCACCGAAAAATTTCATCGCACCTTCTCCGTGCTTCCTGATCTTGGGGCAACCGATCTGACGGAAGCTGCATAA
- a CDS encoding YggT family protein → MESLPVTLLQVLAQTLQIYSLVLIVRVLLSWFPNLDWGNPVLSSVSAITDPYLNAFRGLIPPLGGIDLSAILAFLALNLLQSLVGQSISAFYMSGSSW, encoded by the coding sequence ATGGAATCTCTACCCGTCACCCTGCTGCAGGTGCTGGCCCAGACCCTGCAGATCTACTCCCTGGTGCTGATCGTTCGGGTTCTGCTGAGCTGGTTCCCGAACCTGGACTGGGGCAATCCGGTGCTGAGCAGCGTGAGTGCGATCACCGACCCTTACCTCAACGCCTTCAGGGGATTGATCCCACCGCTGGGGGGCATTGACCTCTCCGCAATCCTGGCCTTCCTCGCCCTGAATCTGTTGCAGAGCCTTGTCGGGCAGTCGATCAGCGCCTTCTACATGTCGGGCTCCAGCTGGTGA
- a CDS encoding nucleoside triphosphate pyrophosphohydrolase family protein, translating to MEMNSYQDAARKTAAYPDVGRNPIYPTLGLTGEAGEVADKVKKVIRDRGGVFDADTREAIKLELGDVLWYVAQLASELGYDLNEVADANLQKLSSRAARGRIGGSGDQR from the coding sequence ATGGAGATGAATTCCTATCAGGACGCCGCCCGAAAGACGGCTGCCTACCCGGATGTTGGCCGTAATCCCATTTATCCGACCCTTGGCCTGACCGGTGAAGCCGGAGAAGTGGCTGACAAGGTGAAAAAGGTGATTCGTGATCGTGGAGGAGTTTTTGATGCCGACACCCGCGAAGCCATCAAGTTGGAGCTAGGAGATGTGCTCTGGTACGTGGCTCAGTTGGCCAGCGAACTGGGTTATGACCTGAATGAGGTGGCTGACGCCAACCTGCAGAAACTGTCGAGCCGGGCTGCCCGCGGGCGCATCGGCGGCAGCGGTGACCAACGTTGA
- the pyk gene encoding pyruvate kinase: MGQFDLNRRTKIVATIGPATESPERIKELVKAGATTFRLNFSHGDHSEHAARIATIRQVSEELGQTIGILQDLQGPKIRLGRFAEGPITLANGDPFTLTSRPVSCDKSIATVTYDKLADEVTAGSRILLDDGRVEMKVDTVDKAQQTLHCTVTVGGVLSNNKGVNFPDVQLSVRALTDKDKTDLAFGLSQGVDWVALSFVRNPSDMEEIRGLIREQGHETPVVAKIEKFEAIDQIDSILPLCDGVMVARGDLGVEMPAEEVPLLQKELIRKANSLGIPIITATQMLDSMASSPRPTRAEVSDVANAILDGTDAVMLSNETAVGDFPVEAVQTMATIARRIEKDYPQRSIDSHLPSTIPNALSGAVSTIASQLNASAILPLTRSGATARNVSKFRPAAPILAITPDRTVACRLQLVWGVTPLVIPQGERTTQTFQAAMLKAKELNLLKEGDLVVQSAGTHTGVSGSTDLVKVSIVGNEAEGTLI, encoded by the coding sequence ATGGGCCAGTTCGACCTGAACCGACGGACCAAGATCGTGGCCACCATTGGCCCTGCAACGGAGAGTCCGGAGCGGATCAAAGAGCTGGTGAAGGCTGGTGCCACCACCTTCAGGCTGAATTTTTCCCACGGGGACCACAGCGAGCACGCCGCACGCATCGCCACGATCCGTCAGGTTTCTGAGGAACTGGGGCAGACCATCGGCATCCTCCAGGACCTTCAGGGCCCGAAGATTCGGCTCGGGCGGTTCGCTGAGGGGCCGATCACCCTGGCCAACGGCGATCCGTTCACGCTCACCTCACGGCCGGTGAGCTGCGACAAGTCGATCGCAACGGTCACCTACGACAAGCTCGCCGACGAAGTCACCGCCGGCAGTCGGATCCTGCTCGACGACGGCCGTGTGGAGATGAAAGTCGATACCGTCGACAAAGCGCAGCAGACCTTGCATTGCACCGTCACCGTGGGCGGTGTTCTCTCCAATAACAAGGGCGTCAACTTCCCAGACGTTCAACTGTCCGTTCGTGCCCTCACGGACAAGGACAAGACCGACTTGGCCTTTGGCCTCAGTCAGGGGGTGGACTGGGTGGCCCTCAGCTTCGTGCGCAATCCCTCCGACATGGAGGAGATTCGCGGACTGATCCGTGAACAGGGCCATGAAACCCCTGTGGTGGCGAAGATCGAAAAATTTGAGGCCATCGATCAGATCGATTCAATCCTGCCGCTCTGTGACGGCGTGATGGTGGCCCGCGGTGACCTCGGCGTGGAGATGCCGGCCGAGGAAGTGCCGTTGCTGCAGAAGGAACTGATCCGCAAGGCCAACAGCCTGGGCATCCCCATCATCACGGCGACCCAGATGCTGGATTCCATGGCCTCCAGCCCCCGCCCCACCCGTGCCGAAGTCAGCGACGTGGCCAACGCCATCCTGGATGGCACCGACGCCGTGATGCTTTCCAACGAGACCGCTGTGGGGGATTTCCCCGTGGAAGCCGTTCAAACCATGGCCACCATTGCCCGAAGGATCGAGAAGGACTACCCCCAGCGCTCGATCGACAGCCACCTGCCCAGCACCATTCCCAACGCCTTGAGCGGTGCGGTCAGCACCATCGCCAGCCAGCTCAATGCCTCCGCGATTCTTCCCCTCACCCGCAGTGGGGCCACAGCTCGCAACGTCAGCAAGTTCCGGCCAGCGGCACCCATCCTTGCCATCACGCCTGATCGCACCGTCGCCTGTCGCCTGCAGTTGGTGTGGGGCGTGACACCGCTGGTGATTCCCCAGGGCGAACGCACCACGCAGACCTTCCAGGCAGCGATGCTCAAGGCCAAGGAGCTCAACCTGCTGAAGGAGGGTGATCTCGTGGTTCAGTCCGCAGGCACCCACACCGGCGTTTCCGGATCCACGGATCTGGTCAAGGTGAGCATCGTCGGCAACGAAGCAGAGGGGACACTGATCTGA
- a CDS encoding ABC transporter permease, which translates to MKRRMPATETVRMALSTLRSNRLRSLLTMVGIVIGNASVITLVGVGRGAQLLAEGQLNNLGANVLFVVPGNTNARRQGVTRPKTLVLEDAEAIASQVPSVKRVAPVINTNQVVQAGARSSTGAVFGATSEFLPVRSFEVAKGRFINAKDVAGAKAIAVLGSDLRIKLFPTGAAIGQQVRIGNQSFEVVGVMAPKGAVFGSNQDENTYIPITTMVNRITGRDPIYGVSLNSISVEARDENSISAASFQINNLLRQRHRILRDDDFVVRSQKDALTIVSTITGGLTLMLGAIGGISLLVGGIGIMNIMLVSVSERTEEIGLRKALGARSSDVLQQFLVESLVLASLGGAIGTLAGLGTVSLVAAVTPLPATIGATMVVVTVGLSGSIGLFFGVVPARRAAKLDPIVALRSL; encoded by the coding sequence ATGAAGCGGCGCATGCCCGCAACCGAAACGGTGCGGATGGCCCTGTCCACCCTGCGGAGCAACCGCCTGCGCAGCCTGCTCACGATGGTGGGCATCGTGATCGGCAATGCCTCTGTGATCACCCTGGTGGGTGTTGGACGGGGGGCACAGCTACTGGCTGAAGGTCAGTTGAACAACCTCGGGGCCAATGTGCTGTTTGTGGTTCCGGGCAACACAAACGCCAGACGCCAAGGGGTCACCCGACCTAAAACGCTTGTGCTGGAGGACGCCGAAGCCATCGCCTCCCAGGTTCCCAGCGTCAAGCGCGTGGCGCCCGTGATCAACACCAATCAGGTGGTGCAGGCCGGAGCCCGCAGCTCCACGGGTGCGGTCTTCGGCGCGACATCGGAGTTCCTCCCGGTGCGCAGCTTCGAGGTGGCCAAGGGCCGTTTCATCAACGCCAAGGACGTCGCCGGTGCGAAAGCCATTGCCGTGCTTGGCTCTGATCTGCGCATCAAGTTGTTTCCCACTGGCGCAGCCATTGGCCAGCAGGTGCGCATCGGCAATCAGAGCTTTGAGGTGGTCGGTGTGATGGCCCCCAAAGGGGCCGTCTTCGGCAGCAACCAGGATGAAAACACCTACATCCCCATCACCACGATGGTGAACCGGATCACTGGTCGGGATCCGATTTACGGCGTCAGCCTCAACTCCATCAGTGTTGAAGCCAGGGATGAAAACAGCATCAGCGCAGCCAGCTTTCAGATCAACAACCTGCTGAGGCAGCGGCACCGGATTCTTCGGGACGACGATTTCGTGGTGAGATCCCAGAAGGACGCCCTCACCATCGTGAGCACCATCACCGGAGGACTCACCCTGATGCTCGGGGCCATCGGTGGGATCTCCCTTCTGGTGGGAGGCATCGGGATCATGAACATCATGCTGGTGTCCGTCAGCGAACGCACCGAAGAGATCGGTCTGCGCAAAGCCCTGGGGGCCCGCAGCAGTGATGTGCTGCAGCAGTTTCTGGTGGAATCACTTGTTCTCGCCAGCCTGGGCGGCGCCATCGGCACACTGGCTGGTCTTGGAACAGTGAGCCTCGTTGCGGCGGTCACGCCCCTGCCAGCAACGATCGGAGCAACGATGGTGGTGGTCACCGTTGGACTCTCAGGATCCATCGGGCTGTTCTTCGGGGTCGTTCCAGCCCGAAGAGCCGCAAAGCTCGACCCGATTGTTGCCTTGAGAAGCCTTTGA
- the ftsH gene encoding ATP-dependent zinc metalloprotease FtsH has product MNQRWRLLALWLLPIGVVLLIGWQVVSNGGMNGLSQDSNGTTVAPRNAAVARMSYGRFLDYVEAGRVTAVDIYDGGRNAVIEAVDPDLDNRVQRLRVDLPGLAPELINTLKTEGISFDIHPPRTAPPALGVLGNLAFPLLLIGALIFLARRNSNMPGGPGQAMQFGKSKARFMMEAETGVMFDDVAGVTEAKQELQEVVTFLKQPERFTSVGAQIPRGLLLVGPPGTGKTLLAKAIAGEAGVPFFSLSGSEFVEMFVGVGASRVRDLFKKAKENSPCLIFIDEIDAVGRQRGAGIGGGNDEREQTLNQLLTEMDGFEGNSGIIIIAATNRPDVLDSALMRPGRFDRQVTVDAPDIKGRLAILDVHCRNKKLEEELSLESIARRTPGFTGADLANLMNEAAILTARRRKEAIGLSEIDDAVDRIIAGMEGRPLTDGRSKRLIAYHEVGHALIGTLVKDHDPVQKVTLVPRGQAQGLTWFSPDEEQTLVTRAQLKARIMGALGGRAAEDVVFGHQEVTTGAGGDIQQVASMARNMVTRLGMSDLGPVALEGGSQEVFLGRDLMSRSDVSESISQQIDIQVRNMVKRCYDETVEIVAANREAMDRLVELLIEKETMDGDEFKAVVAEFTAVPEKDRTVVTLD; this is encoded by the coding sequence ATGAATCAGCGCTGGCGCCTTCTTGCCCTCTGGCTGTTGCCAATCGGCGTCGTGTTGCTGATCGGCTGGCAGGTGGTGAGCAATGGAGGCATGAATGGCCTCAGCCAAGACAGCAATGGCACCACCGTCGCTCCTCGCAATGCTGCGGTGGCACGGATGAGCTATGGCCGCTTCCTCGATTACGTCGAGGCCGGTCGAGTCACAGCCGTTGATATCTATGACGGTGGCCGCAACGCCGTGATCGAAGCCGTTGACCCCGACCTCGACAACCGGGTCCAGCGCCTGCGCGTTGATCTTCCTGGTCTGGCCCCTGAGCTGATCAACACGCTGAAGACCGAAGGCATCAGCTTCGACATTCATCCCCCCCGCACAGCACCACCGGCGCTGGGAGTTCTGGGCAATCTGGCCTTCCCGCTTCTGCTGATCGGTGCCCTGATCTTCTTGGCCCGCCGCAACAGCAACATGCCTGGCGGCCCTGGCCAGGCCATGCAATTCGGCAAAAGCAAGGCCCGCTTCATGATGGAAGCGGAGACCGGCGTCATGTTCGATGACGTAGCCGGCGTCACCGAGGCCAAGCAAGAACTGCAGGAAGTGGTCACCTTCCTGAAGCAGCCCGAGCGATTCACCTCCGTTGGTGCTCAGATTCCCCGCGGCCTTCTGCTGGTCGGCCCTCCCGGCACCGGCAAAACCCTGCTTGCCAAGGCCATTGCCGGTGAAGCGGGCGTCCCCTTCTTCTCTCTCTCCGGCTCTGAGTTCGTCGAGATGTTTGTTGGCGTGGGTGCCAGCCGCGTCCGCGATCTGTTCAAGAAGGCCAAAGAGAACAGCCCCTGTTTGATCTTCATCGACGAAATTGATGCCGTTGGCCGCCAGCGCGGTGCCGGCATCGGTGGAGGAAACGACGAACGTGAACAAACGCTCAACCAGCTCCTGACGGAGATGGATGGCTTCGAGGGCAACAGCGGCATCATCATCATTGCCGCCACCAACCGCCCCGACGTTCTGGACTCAGCTTTGATGCGTCCCGGCCGTTTCGACCGTCAGGTCACCGTGGACGCCCCAGACATTAAGGGTCGTCTCGCCATCCTGGACGTCCATTGCCGCAACAAGAAGCTCGAAGAGGAGTTGTCTCTCGAAAGCATCGCCCGCCGCACACCTGGCTTCACCGGTGCAGACCTGGCCAACCTGATGAATGAGGCAGCCATTCTCACCGCCCGCCGCCGCAAGGAAGCCATCGGTTTGAGCGAGATCGACGACGCTGTCGATCGGATCATTGCCGGCATGGAGGGTCGTCCCCTCACCGACGGCCGCAGCAAGCGACTGATCGCTTACCACGAGGTGGGCCATGCCCTGATCGGGACGCTGGTTAAGGACCACGACCCTGTTCAGAAAGTCACCTTGGTTCCCCGCGGTCAGGCCCAGGGCCTGACTTGGTTCTCCCCGGACGAGGAGCAAACCCTCGTCACCCGTGCCCAGCTCAAAGCACGCATCATGGGAGCCCTTGGTGGTCGTGCCGCAGAGGATGTGGTGTTCGGCCATCAGGAAGTCACCACCGGCGCCGGCGGCGACATCCAGCAGGTTGCTTCGATGGCGCGAAACATGGTGACCCGACTCGGCATGAGTGATCTCGGCCCTGTCGCCCTTGAAGGCGGCAGCCAGGAGGTGTTCCTGGGACGCGACTTGATGTCACGCAGTGATGTGTCGGAATCGATCTCCCAACAGATCGATATTCAAGTGCGCAACATGGTGAAGCGCTGTTATGACGAGACCGTGGAGATTGTGGCTGCCAATCGCGAAGCCATGGATCGCCTGGTGGAACTGCTGATCGAAAAGGAAACTATGGATGGCGATGAGTTCAAGGCCGTTGTGGCTGAATTCACCGCTGTTCCTGAGAAAGACCGCACCGTCGTTACCCTGGACTGA
- a CDS encoding DUF2256 domain-containing protein, whose amino-acid sequence MKKGSYKNNRPSKICPVCARPFEWRKAWRNCWDEVVYCSERCRRRKNKSNS is encoded by the coding sequence TTGAAGAAGGGAAGCTATAAAAACAACCGTCCCAGCAAGATTTGTCCGGTCTGCGCTCGTCCCTTTGAGTGGCGCAAAGCTTGGAGAAATTGTTGGGATGAGGTTGTGTATTGCTCCGAGCGTTGTCGGCGAAGAAAGAACAAATCCAATTCATAA
- the clpP gene encoding ATP-dependent Clp endopeptidase proteolytic subunit ClpP, with translation MIPIVIEESGRGERAFDIYSRLLRERIIFLGEAVTSDSANRIVAQMLFLEAEDPEKDIYLYINSPGGSVYDGLGIFDTMQHIKPDVHTVCVGLAASMGAFLLCAGTKGKRSSLQHSRIMIHQPLGGAQGQASDIRIQADEILFLKERLNKELSDRTGQPLDRIQQDTDRDFFMSPTEAVNYGLIDSVIDKRPVQAVA, from the coding sequence ATGATCCCCATTGTGATTGAGGAGTCGGGCCGGGGAGAAAGGGCCTTTGACATTTATTCCAGGCTTCTGCGCGAGCGAATCATCTTCCTTGGTGAGGCCGTCACCAGTGACTCCGCCAACCGGATCGTGGCCCAGATGTTGTTCCTCGAAGCTGAGGACCCCGAGAAAGATATCTACCTCTACATCAACTCGCCCGGTGGTTCGGTCTACGACGGCCTCGGCATCTTCGACACGATGCAGCACATCAAACCGGATGTGCACACGGTGTGTGTCGGCCTCGCCGCAAGCATGGGAGCTTTCCTGCTCTGTGCCGGCACCAAGGGCAAGCGCAGCAGCCTGCAGCACTCCCGGATCATGATTCACCAGCCGTTGGGTGGTGCCCAGGGTCAAGCCAGTGACATCCGCATTCAGGCAGACGAAATCCTCTTCCTGAAAGAACGCCTTAACAAGGAGCTGTCCGATCGGACTGGGCAACCCCTTGATCGGATCCAGCAGGACACCGATCGTGACTTCTTCATGTCACCCACCGAGGCAGTGAACTACGGCTTGATTGACTCGGTGATCGACAAACGTCCCGTTCAGGCTGTTGCTTGA
- the psb29 gene encoding photosystem II biogenesis protein Psp29: MAASQTIADSKRAFHQAFPHVIAPLYRRLADELLVELHLLSHQSRFEANELFSVGLCTVFDTFTKGYRPEAQTDALFSALCSSNGFDAAKLRKTNASLVDQANGKDPESLRDWLSSHALKEGNHYSRLMAVGLMSLLKAATADATGSDTEAIVKQSKEFAEGLGLPTDRVEKDLTLFGSNSERMDQAVELVEETIAAEKRKKERRLEEQAQRTSS, from the coding sequence TTGGCCGCAAGTCAGACCATTGCCGACAGCAAACGAGCGTTTCATCAGGCCTTTCCCCACGTCATTGCGCCGCTGTACCGCCGCCTTGCTGATGAGCTGCTGGTGGAGCTGCATTTGCTGAGCCATCAAAGCCGATTTGAAGCCAACGAGCTCTTCAGCGTTGGGCTCTGCACAGTGTTTGACACCTTCACCAAGGGCTATCGGCCCGAAGCTCAGACCGACGCACTGTTCAGCGCCCTGTGCAGCAGCAACGGCTTCGACGCAGCAAAGCTGCGCAAAACCAACGCCTCTCTGGTTGACCAGGCCAATGGCAAGGATCCCGAGAGCCTCAGGGATTGGCTGTCATCCCACGCCCTCAAAGAGGGCAACCACTACTCGCGTTTGATGGCCGTTGGATTGATGAGCCTGCTGAAGGCGGCTACAGCGGATGCCACAGGTTCGGACACCGAGGCCATCGTCAAACAGAGCAAAGAATTTGCCGAGGGGCTCGGTTTGCCCACCGATCGCGTTGAGAAGGACTTGACCCTGTTTGGCTCCAACAGCGAACGGATGGATCAGGCCGTTGAGCTTGTGGAAGAGACGATCGCTGCCGAGAAGCGCAAGAAGGAACGTCGTTTGGAAGAGCAGGCTCAACGCACCTCAAGCTGA
- the petN gene encoding cytochrome b6-f complex subunit PetN, giving the protein MLFTLGWASLAAMFSFSIAMVVWGRNGDGTLNF; this is encoded by the coding sequence ATGTTGTTCACTCTGGGTTGGGCGTCCTTGGCCGCCATGTTCAGTTTTTCCATCGCCATGGTCGTCTGGGGACGCAATGGTGACGGCACCTTGAACTTCTGA
- the clpS gene encoding ATP-dependent Clp protease adapter ClpS, which translates to MTSSSPGSSAVLERQGTTQRYPEARVIVLDDDVNTFQHVVDCLRKIIPGMSEDKAWNLANRIDGQGSAEVWCGPLEQAELYHQQLQAEGLTMAPLERC; encoded by the coding sequence ATGACCAGCTCCAGCCCCGGTTCATCAGCAGTGCTGGAGCGTCAAGGAACGACCCAGCGTTATCCCGAGGCTCGCGTGATCGTTCTGGACGACGACGTGAACACGTTCCAACACGTGGTGGACTGCCTGCGCAAGATCATTCCGGGCATGAGTGAGGACAAGGCCTGGAACCTCGCCAACAGAATTGATGGACAGGGTTCTGCAGAAGTCTGGTGCGGGCCGCTGGAGCAGGCCGAGCTTTACCACCAGCAGCTTCAGGCCGAAGGCTTAACGATGGCGCCTCTGGAACGCTGCTGA
- a CDS encoding DUF2103 domain-containing protein → MGRVVITHSTYVDGLIPWLKALSHETDIQTITPAVISRVRGRSPDLQLRVSTPITGGYKLVARKGTSAQEVFVVTSMSRPDLEQAVLHHRP, encoded by the coding sequence TTGGGCCGGGTCGTCATCACCCACAGCACCTATGTGGACGGCTTGATCCCGTGGCTGAAGGCCCTGTCCCATGAGACGGATATTCAGACGATCACCCCTGCCGTGATCAGCAGGGTGCGTGGACGCAGTCCTGATCTGCAGCTGCGGGTGTCCACCCCGATCACAGGGGGTTACAAGCTGGTGGCCCGCAAGGGCACATCAGCCCAGGAAGTCTTTGTGGTGACGTCGATGAGTCGGCCAGACCTGGAACAGGCAGTCCTGCATCACCGCCCCTGA